A genomic stretch from Lysobacter ciconiae includes:
- a CDS encoding cold shock domain-containing protein, translating to MRNHGNLTKWNEERGFGFIKPVGGAAEIFVHISAFPRDGRRPEMGELISYQTEEASDGKIRATSVMRAGRAMPPRHKNKRAHIDRSSGVAGNILTACALAAIAFVAYTHYFQETQTPVAAITSATSSSGMPYKCDGRTMCSEMRSCSEATYFLEHCPNTKMDGNGDGVPCEQQWCN from the coding sequence ATGAGAAATCATGGCAATCTGACAAAATGGAACGAAGAGCGTGGGTTTGGCTTCATCAAGCCGGTCGGCGGAGCTGCTGAGATATTTGTCCATATATCTGCATTTCCACGGGACGGTCGAAGGCCCGAAATGGGCGAGCTTATTTCGTATCAAACCGAAGAAGCTTCAGACGGGAAAATTCGGGCAACTAGCGTGATGCGCGCTGGCCGCGCCATGCCTCCGCGGCACAAGAACAAAAGAGCCCATATTGATCGCAGTTCTGGCGTTGCAGGCAACATATTGACAGCTTGCGCACTCGCTGCGATCGCTTTCGTTGCGTACACCCATTATTTCCAGGAGACACAAACACCAGTCGCCGCGATCACATCTGCAACCAGCTCGAGTGGTATGCCGTATAAATGCGACGGTCGCACAATGTGCTCCGAGATGAGATCCTGCAGCGAAGCTACGTATTTCCTCGAACACTGCCCAAACACAAAGATGGACGGCAATGGTGACGGCGTACCGTGCGAACAACAGTGGTGCAACTAG
- the hisS gene encoding histidine--tRNA ligase, producing MIKPRTPPGIMELLPRDQIAFQRMLDVIRRNYERFGFLPVETPVMELSDVLLTKSGGETERQVYFVQSTGALEKAAAGGEGVPELALRFDLTVPLARYVAEHEHDLTFPFRRYQMQRVYRGERAQRGRFREFYQCDIDVIGKDALSVRYDAEIPAVIHAVFSELAIGKFTIQLNNRKLLRGFFEAQGVADGELQARVLREVDKIDKRGPDYVWETLTGPDFGLPAAAVDSIMTFVQVRSSSHADALAQLDALGEGNEALREGVAELREVLALVRAMGVPESDYALNFSIARGLDYYTGTVYETTLDDYPQIGSICSGGRYEDLASHYTKSKLPGVGISIGLTRLFWQLREAGLVETAASSVQVLVTQMDSGSLPDCLAIANDLRHAGINTEVVMEASKLARQFKYADRAGIRFAVVLGEDEMAKGTVTVKDLRRADQFEVERGELARTLRVELAQPEVQR from the coding sequence TTGATCAAGCCGCGTACGCCTCCCGGGATCATGGAGCTGCTGCCCCGTGACCAGATTGCCTTCCAGCGCATGCTCGACGTCATCCGCCGCAACTACGAGCGCTTCGGCTTCCTGCCGGTGGAGACGCCGGTCATGGAGCTCTCGGACGTGCTGCTGACCAAGTCCGGGGGCGAGACCGAGCGCCAGGTCTATTTCGTCCAGTCCACCGGCGCATTGGAGAAGGCGGCGGCAGGCGGGGAGGGCGTTCCGGAGCTCGCACTGCGTTTCGACCTGACGGTGCCGCTGGCGCGTTACGTCGCCGAGCACGAGCACGACCTGACCTTCCCGTTCCGCCGTTACCAGATGCAGCGGGTGTATCGCGGTGAGCGCGCGCAACGGGGCCGGTTCCGCGAGTTTTACCAGTGCGACATCGACGTGATCGGCAAGGATGCGCTGTCGGTGCGCTACGACGCCGAGATCCCGGCCGTGATCCACGCGGTGTTTTCCGAGCTGGCGATCGGGAAGTTCACCATCCAGTTGAACAACCGCAAGCTGCTGCGTGGCTTCTTCGAGGCCCAGGGCGTCGCCGATGGCGAGCTGCAGGCGCGGGTGCTGCGCGAGGTCGACAAGATCGACAAGCGCGGTCCCGACTATGTGTGGGAGACGCTGACAGGTCCGGACTTCGGCCTGCCTGCAGCGGCCGTCGACAGCATCATGACCTTCGTCCAGGTCCGCTCGAGCTCGCACGCCGACGCGCTGGCGCAGCTGGATGCGCTGGGCGAGGGCAACGAGGCCCTGCGCGAGGGCGTTGCCGAGCTGCGCGAGGTGCTGGCGCTGGTCCGGGCGATGGGCGTTCCCGAGTCCGACTACGCGCTCAACTTCTCCATCGCGCGCGGCCTCGATTACTACACCGGCACCGTTTACGAGACCACGCTGGATGACTACCCGCAGATCGGGTCGATCTGTTCCGGCGGCCGCTACGAGGATCTCGCCAGCCACTACACCAAGTCGAAATTGCCGGGTGTCGGCATTTCCATCGGCCTGACCCGGCTGTTCTGGCAGCTGCGCGAGGCCGGCCTGGTGGAGACCGCCGCCAGCTCGGTGCAGGTGCTGGTGACGCAGATGGACAGCGGGTCGCTGCCGGACTGCCTGGCGATCGCCAACGACCTGCGCCATGCCGGCATCAATACCGAGGTGGTGATGGAGGCGTCCAAGCTGGCGCGCCAGTTCAAGTACGCCGACCGCGCCGGCATCCGCTTCGCGGTCGTGCTGGGCGAGGACGAGATGGCCAAGGGCACGGTGACGGTGAAGGACCTGCGCCGCGCCGATCAGTTCGAGGTCGAGCGGGGCGAGCTGGCGCGCACGCTGCGGGTCGAGTTGGCCCAGCCGGAGGTGCAGCGATGA
- a CDS encoding HAL/PAL/TAL family ammonia-lyase encodes MKPVRLDGRSLTRGGLVAVAHGAHVELAAEQLPAVARAADFLAEQVRREEPIYGVSTGFGSNADRLLGARRVREALPGEEPTGESLHAELQRNLIVTHAVCVGEPFPADVVRAMLCIRINTLMRGHSGVRVETLQALVAMLNAGIVPVVPQLGSVGASGDLAPLSHLAIVLLGGGEAFYQGERISGADALERAGLTPITLSYKEGLALNNGTAQMLACGVLALSRLEDLLDTADLAAAMTIDAFAGRLGAFAGKVHELRPHPGQVEVAAHLRKLLEGSTLSDIPYHLVPTFKPWTAQSWDTPEAQALRFDIGWNWVPLDQRHGREKFYTRFRPFKGGKKHQPQDSYSLRCIPQVHGAVRDAVAQAARVLDIELNALTDNPIIFPDADAEHVEQQVISAGHFHGMPLALAMSYVKAAIPVLASISERRLNKLVDPATNDGLPAFLIGNEDATESGFMIVQYTAAAIVNDLTSRAMPASVYSIPTSANAEDHVSMGANEARHVLAMADDLGKVLGLELYTAAQALDLRTDMINAARELARQGDVEALAAKIQGAPRNAEDHAAFLAEVDALRAELAEAEAFHPGDAVAAAHAAIRARIPFLERDRALDRDVAAAVQLVVDGDVLAAARGN; translated from the coding sequence ATGAAGCCGGTCCGTCTTGACGGGCGCTCGCTGACGCGGGGCGGGCTGGTCGCGGTTGCCCATGGCGCGCACGTCGAGCTCGCTGCCGAGCAGTTGCCCGCCGTCGCCCGCGCCGCCGATTTCCTCGCCGAGCAGGTGCGCCGGGAGGAGCCCATCTACGGTGTGTCCACCGGCTTTGGCAGCAACGCCGACCGCCTGCTGGGCGCGCGCCGCGTGCGCGAGGCGCTGCCAGGCGAGGAGCCGACCGGCGAGAGCCTGCACGCGGAACTGCAGCGCAACCTGATCGTCACCCACGCCGTCTGCGTGGGCGAACCGTTCCCGGCCGACGTGGTGCGCGCGATGCTGTGCATCCGCATCAACACGCTGATGCGCGGCCACTCCGGCGTGCGGGTGGAGACCCTGCAGGCGCTGGTGGCGATGCTCAACGCAGGCATCGTGCCGGTGGTGCCGCAGCTGGGTTCGGTCGGTGCCTCGGGCGACCTTGCGCCGTTGTCGCATCTCGCCATCGTGCTGCTGGGCGGCGGCGAGGCGTTCTACCAGGGCGAGCGCATCAGCGGCGCCGACGCGCTGGAACGCGCGGGCCTGACGCCGATCACCCTGTCCTACAAGGAAGGCCTGGCACTGAACAACGGCACCGCGCAGATGCTCGCCTGCGGCGTGCTGGCGCTGTCCAGACTGGAGGACCTGCTCGACACGGCCGACCTCGCCGCGGCGATGACCATTGATGCCTTCGCCGGCCGGTTGGGCGCGTTTGCCGGGAAGGTCCACGAGTTGCGGCCGCATCCCGGTCAGGTCGAAGTCGCCGCGCACCTGCGCAAGCTGCTGGAAGGTTCCACCCTGTCGGATATTCCCTATCACCTGGTCCCGACGTTCAAGCCGTGGACGGCGCAGAGCTGGGACACGCCGGAGGCGCAGGCGCTGCGATTCGACATCGGCTGGAACTGGGTTCCGCTGGACCAGCGCCACGGGCGCGAGAAGTTCTACACCCGCTTTCGTCCGTTCAAGGGCGGCAAGAAGCACCAGCCGCAGGACAGCTACTCGCTGCGTTGCATCCCGCAGGTGCACGGCGCGGTCCGCGACGCGGTCGCCCAGGCCGCCCGCGTGCTGGACATCGAACTCAACGCGCTGACCGACAACCCGATCATCTTCCCCGACGCGGATGCCGAGCACGTCGAGCAGCAGGTGATTTCCGCCGGCCACTTCCACGGCATGCCGCTGGCGCTGGCGATGAGCTACGTCAAGGCCGCCATCCCGGTGCTGGCGAGCATCTCCGAGCGCCGCCTCAACAAGCTGGTCGATCCCGCCACCAACGACGGCCTGCCGGCTTTCCTGATCGGCAACGAGGACGCCACCGAGTCGGGCTTCATGATCGTGCAGTACACCGCCGCGGCGATCGTCAACGACCTCACCAGCCGCGCGATGCCGGCCTCGGTGTATTCCATCCCCACCAGCGCCAATGCCGAGGACCACGTATCCATGGGCGCCAACGAGGCGCGCCACGTGCTGGCGATGGCCGATGACCTGGGCAAGGTGCTGGGCCTGGAGTTGTACACCGCTGCCCAGGCGCTGGACCTGCGCACCGACATGATCAACGCCGCCCGCGAGCTGGCCCGGCAGGGCGACGTGGAAGCGCTGGCGGCGAAAATCCAGGGCGCGCCGCGCAATGCCGAAGACCATGCGGCGTTCCTCGCCGAGGTGGATGCCCTGCGCGCCGAGCTGGCGGAGGCGGAGGCCTTCCATCCAGGCGACGCGGTGGCCGCGGCGCATGCCGCGATCCGGGCGCGGATCCCGTTCCTGGAGCGCGACCGCGCCCTCGATCGCGATGTCGCCGCCGCGGTGCAACTGGTCGTGGACGGAGACGTGCTGGCGGCTGCGCGCGGCAACTGA
- a CDS encoding sensor domain-containing diguanylate cyclase, producing the protein MSGRKLSGWRGVLAWLALASVSVALQAHPVDSDLVTGRPALHLDIHTSRLELTPYVSVYHDAGGREDLAAVREKLASGGFSPLPDNKTAFGFQPGAFWFHARLVNANLREPRWLLVQKYALSDNIEVHTLHADGHVDTHTGGDALPFEARSIRYRLPNFWINVPPGPPVDLLVRISSQSSMQVPLWLYTPGAFAEVSRDAQFGIGLYYGILLALFVYNLVLWLRLRDPSYFWYLLHISAFGLVLFTLNGLGFEYLWPKSPWLADKAVPLSICLAQVGMQQFARYFLELRQRWRLGDLVGLAMIAFFVAWGLASVWLPYRIATPVASAAVFVSIAWIAIESIVVTARGYKPARIFLLAWGLFLAGTGMFAALAFGVLPKTFLTEYGVQIGSATEMLLLSIALSYRYSALRQENERIIRAGREELAQEVEQRTSELRLALDQLGQAHARLRESSQRDGLTGLHTRAHFMERFQQLMVEAYRAEQPLSVLMIDLDHFKDINDQHGHLVGDECLRFSAHLLGQILRRYNAVVARFGGEEFVVGLPGKDGAQALQVAEELRRSLDESACDVAGIQIRLTASIGVHELQVDGGSQVANALQQADEALYRAKADGRNCVRWGGGLPTHAT; encoded by the coding sequence ATGAGTGGCAGGAAGCTGTCCGGGTGGCGCGGCGTGCTGGCGTGGCTGGCACTGGCGAGCGTGTCCGTGGCGCTGCAGGCGCATCCCGTCGATTCGGATTTGGTCACCGGGCGCCCGGCGCTGCATCTCGACATCCACACCTCGCGCCTGGAACTGACCCCGTATGTGAGCGTCTATCACGATGCCGGGGGGCGGGAAGATCTTGCGGCGGTTCGCGAAAAGCTCGCGTCGGGAGGCTTCTCGCCACTGCCCGACAACAAGACCGCGTTCGGTTTCCAGCCGGGCGCGTTCTGGTTCCACGCCCGCCTCGTCAACGCGAACCTGCGCGAGCCGCGCTGGCTGCTGGTGCAGAAATACGCGCTGAGCGACAACATCGAAGTGCACACCCTGCACGCGGACGGCCACGTCGATACCCACACCGGCGGGGACGCCCTGCCCTTCGAGGCCCGCAGCATCCGCTACCGCTTGCCGAATTTCTGGATCAACGTGCCCCCTGGCCCGCCGGTAGACCTGCTGGTGCGCATCAGCAGCCAGAGCTCGATGCAGGTGCCGCTGTGGCTGTACACCCCGGGCGCGTTCGCCGAGGTGTCGCGCGATGCCCAGTTCGGCATCGGCCTGTACTACGGCATCCTGCTGGCACTGTTCGTGTACAACCTGGTGCTGTGGCTGCGGCTGCGCGACCCCAGCTATTTCTGGTATCTGCTGCATATCTCGGCGTTCGGGCTGGTGCTGTTCACGCTCAACGGCCTGGGGTTTGAATACCTGTGGCCCAAATCGCCGTGGCTCGCCGACAAGGCCGTACCGCTGTCGATCTGCCTGGCCCAGGTGGGCATGCAGCAGTTCGCCCGCTATTTCCTGGAGCTGCGCCAGCGCTGGCGCCTCGGCGACCTGGTCGGGCTGGCGATGATTGCCTTCTTCGTCGCCTGGGGACTCGCCTCGGTCTGGCTGCCCTACCGCATCGCCACGCCGGTGGCTTCGGCGGCGGTGTTTGTCAGCATCGCCTGGATCGCCATTGAATCGATCGTGGTGACCGCACGCGGCTACAAGCCGGCGCGGATCTTCCTGCTGGCGTGGGGATTGTTCCTGGCCGGTACCGGGATGTTCGCCGCGCTGGCGTTTGGCGTCCTGCCGAAAACCTTCCTTACCGAATACGGCGTGCAGATCGGCTCGGCGACGGAGATGCTGCTGCTGTCCATCGCGCTCAGTTACCGGTACTCGGCGCTGCGGCAGGAGAACGAGCGCATCATCCGCGCCGGCCGCGAGGAACTGGCCCAGGAGGTCGAGCAGCGCACCTCGGAGCTGCGCCTGGCCCTGGACCAACTCGGGCAGGCGCATGCGCGATTGCGGGAATCCAGCCAGCGCGACGGCCTGACCGGCCTGCACACGCGTGCGCATTTCATGGAGCGATTCCAGCAGCTGATGGTCGAGGCCTACCGCGCGGAGCAACCGCTGTCAGTGCTGATGATCGACCTGGACCACTTCAAGGACATCAACGACCAGCACGGGCACCTCGTCGGTGACGAGTGCCTGCGCTTCAGTGCGCATTTGCTGGGCCAGATCCTGCGCCGCTACAACGCCGTGGTGGCACGGTTTGGGGGAGAGGAGTTCGTGGTGGGCCTGCCAGGCAAGGACGGCGCGCAGGCGCTGCAGGTCGCAGAGGAACTGCGTCGCAGCCTGGACGAGTCGGCCTGCGACGTCGCCGGAATCCAGATCCGCCTGACGGCGAGCATCGGCGTGCACGAGTTGCAGGTCGACGGCGGCTCACAGGTCGCCAACGCACTGCAGCAGGCCGATGAGGCGCTGTACCGGGCGAAGGCGGACGGACGCAACTGCGTGCGCTGGGGCGGCGGCCTGCCGACGCACGCGACGTGA
- a CDS encoding YerC/YecD family TrpR-related protein, translated as MKRPASQTDNANDALDALAEALACLQGRDDVRAFLLDLCTPAELEAMTDRWRVVPLLLEGVPYREIHSRTQVSVTTVGRVARTIDHGAGGYAAAIRHSHPELHPGDT; from the coding sequence ATGAAGCGACCGGCCAGCCAAACCGACAATGCCAACGATGCGCTCGACGCGCTTGCCGAGGCCTTGGCGTGCCTGCAGGGCAGGGACGATGTCCGCGCGTTCCTGCTCGACCTCTGCACGCCGGCCGAACTGGAAGCGATGACCGATCGATGGCGGGTCGTCCCGCTGCTGCTGGAGGGCGTTCCCTACCGCGAGATCCACTCGCGCACCCAGGTGAGCGTTACCACCGTCGGCCGGGTCGCCCGGACCATTGACCACGGCGCCGGGGGTTACGCTGCGGCGATCCGCCACAGCCATCCGGAGCTGCATCCAGGCGATACCTGA
- the hisG gene encoding ATP phosphoribosyltransferase, whose translation MSPPVPAGRDRLRIAIQKNGRLAEPARALLASCGMSWRESRDRLFCYGESLPVDLLLVRDDDIPGLIADGVCDLGIVGRNVMAEQDGARRASGAAPAFREWRALGFGDCHLALAIPEGEAWESPAQLSGKRIATSYPALLSEWLAREGVQAEVVLLSGSVEIAPRLGQADAICDLVSSGATLAANQLKPVVTLFESEAVLAGPMQDLDAARGELVELLLRRLDGALRIRNSKLLLFQARRESLPELLPLLPDAEAPTVMQVDGADRLALQVLCHGHLTWQRLEDLKRAGAMGLMVLPVEGMLA comes from the coding sequence ATGAGCCCACCCGTTCCCGCCGGCCGCGACCGCCTGCGTATCGCCATCCAGAAGAATGGCCGCCTTGCCGAGCCCGCGCGTGCCTTGCTTGCCTCCTGCGGCATGAGCTGGCGGGAAAGCCGTGACCGCCTGTTCTGTTACGGCGAATCGCTGCCGGTGGACCTGCTTCTGGTCCGCGACGACGACATTCCCGGACTGATCGCCGACGGCGTCTGCGACCTGGGCATCGTCGGGCGCAACGTGATGGCCGAGCAGGACGGCGCCCGGCGCGCCTCCGGGGCCGCGCCGGCATTCAGGGAATGGCGCGCGCTGGGTTTTGGCGACTGCCACCTGGCGCTGGCGATACCCGAAGGCGAGGCGTGGGAGTCCCCGGCGCAACTGTCGGGCAAGCGCATCGCGACCAGCTATCCCGCGCTTCTGTCCGAATGGCTGGCGCGTGAGGGCGTCCAGGCCGAGGTGGTGCTGCTGTCCGGTTCGGTCGAGATCGCGCCGCGGCTCGGGCAGGCGGACGCGATCTGCGATCTGGTTTCCAGCGGAGCGACCCTGGCGGCCAACCAGTTGAAGCCGGTGGTGACGCTGTTCGAGAGCGAAGCGGTGCTCGCCGGTCCGATGCAGGATCTGGATGCCGCGCGCGGCGAGCTGGTGGAACTGCTGCTGCGTCGCTTGGATGGCGCGCTGCGTATCCGCAACAGCAAGCTGCTGCTGTTCCAGGCCAGGCGCGAAAGCCTCCCGGAGCTGCTGCCGCTGCTGCCCGATGCCGAGGCGCCCACCGTCATGCAGGTCGACGGCGCGGATCGTTTGGCGCTGCAGGTCCTGTGCCACGGCCACCTGACCTGGCAGCGGCTGGAGGACCTCAAGCGCGCCGGCGCCATGGGCCTGATGGTGCTGCCGGTGGAAGGAATGCTGGCATGA
- the hisD gene encoding histidinol dehydrogenase → MSGAPVAAIGPQNRLQWDSLDSAARANALRRPAQADGAKTAAAVAALIEEVRVGGDAALRRLTSRFDGVDIDTHAVSAEEFAKAQAEIAPALRNAIVEAGARIEQFHAAGMSQPYEVDTAPGVRCERVLRPIQRVGLYVPAGSAPLPSTALMLGIPARLAGCHDVVLCTPPRPDGSVDPAVLVAAASCGIDRVFKLGGVQAIAAMALGTESVPACDKLFGPGNAYVTEAKRQVAQLERGVGIDMPAGPSEVLVIADAGANPEFVAADLLSQAEHGPDSQVILISDDDGLIERVIAQIEAQLVELPRVETTRRALQSARMIQVATLEDAFAISNAYAPEHLILALRDARRWLPSVSVAGSVFLGDWAPEALGDYCSGTNHVLPTSGAARFVGGLNVASFQLAITVQEVDRQGLRAIGPCAVELASAEGLEAHRLAVSRRLDAA, encoded by the coding sequence ATGAGTGGGGCACCGGTCGCGGCGATCGGCCCGCAGAACCGTCTGCAGTGGGACTCGCTGGACAGTGCGGCACGCGCGAACGCGCTGCGGCGGCCCGCGCAGGCCGATGGCGCGAAAACGGCAGCCGCGGTGGCGGCATTGATCGAGGAAGTCCGCGTCGGTGGCGACGCGGCGCTGCGCAGGCTGACCTCCCGTTTCGACGGCGTCGACATCGACACCCACGCGGTCTCCGCGGAAGAGTTTGCCAAGGCGCAAGCGGAAATCGCGCCGGCCCTGCGCAATGCCATCGTCGAGGCAGGCGCACGGATCGAGCAATTCCACGCCGCAGGCATGAGCCAGCCGTATGAGGTGGATACCGCGCCGGGCGTGCGCTGCGAGCGGGTGCTGCGGCCGATCCAGCGGGTCGGATTGTACGTGCCGGCAGGCTCCGCGCCGCTGCCATCCACCGCGCTGATGCTGGGCATTCCGGCGAGGCTGGCCGGTTGCCACGATGTCGTGCTGTGCACGCCGCCGCGTCCCGACGGCAGCGTGGATCCGGCCGTGCTGGTAGCGGCCGCGAGCTGCGGCATCGACCGGGTGTTCAAGCTCGGCGGCGTGCAGGCCATCGCCGCCATGGCGCTGGGAACCGAAAGCGTTCCCGCGTGCGACAAGCTGTTCGGTCCGGGCAATGCCTATGTGACCGAGGCCAAGCGCCAGGTCGCGCAGCTGGAGCGTGGCGTCGGGATCGACATGCCGGCAGGACCGTCGGAGGTGCTGGTCATCGCCGATGCCGGCGCGAACCCGGAATTTGTCGCCGCCGACCTGTTGTCCCAGGCCGAGCACGGCCCGGATTCGCAGGTAATCCTCATCAGCGATGACGACGGTCTGATCGAGCGCGTCATTGCGCAGATCGAGGCTCAGCTGGTGGAGCTGCCACGGGTCGAGACCACGCGCCGGGCACTGCAGTCGGCGCGGATGATCCAGGTGGCGACGCTGGAGGACGCCTTCGCGATCAGCAACGCGTACGCGCCTGAGCACCTGATCCTCGCCCTGCGCGACGCCCGCCGGTGGCTGCCGTCGGTGAGCGTTGCGGGCTCGGTGTTTCTCGGCGACTGGGCACCCGAGGCGCTTGGCGATTACTGCAGCGGCACCAACCACGTCCTGCCGACCAGCGGCGCGGCCCGGTTCGTCGGTGGGCTCAACGTCGCCAGCTTCCAGCTCGCGATCACGGTGCAGGAAGTGGACCGGCAGGGCCTGCGCGCGATCGGTCCCTGCGCCGTCGAACTGGCCAGCGCGGAGGGTCTGGAGGCCCATCGCCTCGCGGTCTCGCGCCGCTTGGACGCGGCATGA
- the hisC gene encoding histidinol-phosphate transaminase yields the protein MSASAVKADPMRLVREDLAGFAGYASARTAPLDGDTWLNANESPWPNPADADGALRRYPEPQPAALRTLLAGLYGCDADRLLVGRGSDEAIDLLVRALCRPGTDAVLVTPPTFGMYAVSARLHGTAVVEVPLLDSEASDRPAGFEADFAAIERAATAAPVKIVFLCSPGNPTGSALPLDRIEALALALQDRALVVVDEAYGEFSEVASAASLIDRQANIAVLRTLSKAHALAGARIGSVIADASLITVLRRCQAPYPLPTPCIDFACRSLTAEARARTDAGVAQVLGERERLHAALTDSAAVRWVYPSQANFLLVRFHEPDAAMARLLAAGIVVRDQRAASGLGDALRITVGTRDQNNRVIDAINALERTQ from the coding sequence ATGAGCGCGTCCGCCGTGAAAGCCGACCCGATGCGGCTGGTGCGCGAGGACCTCGCCGGATTTGCCGGTTACGCGTCGGCCAGGACCGCTCCGTTGGACGGTGACACCTGGCTCAACGCCAACGAATCCCCGTGGCCCAATCCCGCGGATGCCGACGGGGCGCTGCGTCGCTATCCCGAGCCGCAACCCGCTGCGCTGCGCACGCTGCTGGCGGGGCTGTACGGGTGCGACGCCGACCGCCTGCTGGTCGGGCGCGGCAGTGATGAGGCCATCGACCTGCTGGTCCGCGCGCTGTGCCGGCCCGGCACCGACGCGGTGCTGGTCACCCCGCCGACCTTCGGGATGTACGCCGTGAGTGCGCGCTTGCACGGCACCGCGGTGGTCGAGGTTCCCTTGCTGGACAGTGAAGCGTCGGATCGCCCGGCCGGGTTTGAAGCCGATTTCGCGGCGATCGAGCGTGCGGCAACCGCGGCTCCGGTCAAGATCGTCTTCCTCTGCTCGCCGGGCAATCCGACCGGCTCTGCGCTGCCGCTGGACCGCATCGAGGCGCTGGCGCTTGCGTTGCAGGACCGCGCACTGGTCGTTGTCGACGAGGCCTACGGGGAATTCAGCGAGGTCGCCTCGGCGGCGTCCCTGATCGACCGGCAAGCCAACATCGCGGTGCTGCGGACGCTGTCCAAGGCACACGCGCTGGCCGGCGCGCGGATCGGCAGCGTTATCGCCGACGCCAGCCTGATCACGGTGCTCCGGCGCTGCCAGGCGCCGTATCCCTTGCCGACGCCGTGCATCGATTTTGCCTGTCGATCGCTTACGGCCGAGGCGCGCGCGCGCACCGATGCCGGCGTCGCGCAGGTCCTCGGTGAGCGCGAGCGCCTCCACGCGGCGCTGACCGACAGCGCAGCCGTCCGGTGGGTCTATCCGTCGCAGGCCAACTTTCTGCTGGTGCGGTTCCACGAGCCCGACGCCGCGATGGCGCGCCTGCTTGCCGCCGGCATTGTCGTCCGCGATCAACGCGCCGCCAGCGGACTTGGGGATGCGCTGCGGATCACCGTCGGTACCCGCGACCAGAACAACCGCGTCATCGACGCGATCAACGCCTTGGAGCGCACGCAATGA
- the hisB gene encoding bifunctional histidinol-phosphatase/imidazoleglycerol-phosphate dehydratase HisB, which produces MTPILLVDRDGTLIEEPHDFQLDSLCKLRFVRDVVPAMLKLRDAGYEFVMVTNQDGLGTDAFPQEAFDGPQQLMMQILESQGITFREVLIDTSWPADNAPTRKPGIGLALHLLKDRGIDWKRSAMVGDRETDNGFAHNMGIRGFQLRTERFGGEWDWPGIAHELADAPRRAVVTRDTRETRIRVEVDLDRVAEPQVSTGLGFFDHMLEQIGKHGGFALQLECEGDLHVDEHHTIEDSALALGQALREALGDKRGIGRYGFTLPMDETLASAALDFSGRPYFVFDGEFQREMIGDMPTELVPHFFRSLCEGGAINLNLSIHGDNDHHKVEAGFKAVARTLRQAIRREGRELPSTKGTL; this is translated from the coding sequence CTGACCCCGATCCTGTTAGTGGACCGTGACGGCACCCTGATCGAGGAGCCGCACGATTTCCAGCTCGACAGCCTGTGCAAGCTGCGCTTCGTCCGCGACGTCGTACCGGCGATGCTGAAGTTGCGCGACGCCGGCTATGAGTTCGTGATGGTCACCAACCAGGACGGCCTGGGCACCGACGCATTCCCGCAGGAGGCGTTCGACGGTCCGCAGCAGCTGATGATGCAGATCCTGGAGAGCCAGGGCATCACCTTTCGCGAGGTGCTGATCGACACCAGTTGGCCGGCCGACAACGCGCCCACGCGCAAGCCGGGGATCGGCCTGGCCCTGCACCTGCTGAAGGACCGCGGAATCGACTGGAAGCGCTCGGCGATGGTCGGCGACCGCGAAACCGACAACGGCTTCGCCCACAACATGGGCATCCGCGGGTTCCAGCTGCGTACCGAGCGGTTCGGCGGTGAGTGGGACTGGCCCGGCATCGCCCATGAGCTGGCCGATGCGCCACGCCGCGCGGTGGTCACCCGCGACACCCGCGAGACCCGCATCCGCGTCGAGGTGGACCTGGATCGCGTCGCCGAGCCGCAGGTCTCGACCGGCCTGGGGTTCTTCGACCACATGCTCGAGCAGATCGGCAAGCACGGCGGTTTCGCGCTGCAGCTGGAGTGCGAGGGTGATCTGCACGTGGACGAGCACCACACCATCGAGGACAGCGCGCTGGCGCTCGGCCAGGCGCTGCGTGAGGCCCTGGGCGACAAGCGCGGCATCGGCCGCTACGGATTCACCCTGCCGATGGACGAGACGCTGGCCAGCGCCGCGCTGGATTTCTCGGGTCGGCCCTATTTCGTCTTCGACGGCGAGTTTCAGCGCGAGATGATCGGCGACATGCCGACCGAACTGGTGCCGCATTTCTTCCGATCCCTGTGCGAAGGCGGCGCGATCAACCTCAACCTGTCGATCCACGGCGACAACGACCACCACAAGGTCGAGGCGGGGTTCAAGGCGGTTGCGCGCACGCTGCGCCAAGCGATCCGGCGCGAAGGCCGGGAACTGCCGAGCACCAAGGGAACATTGTGA